From the Deltaproteobacteria bacterium genome, the window TGAAAGGGAAAGAGCATGGCCAGGCCTTGGTCTTCGGACGGCCCGCAGGACGCCTTATCTTTCATTTCAAAGGCCGTGGGAAAAAGAAGACCTCCCCATCGGGGCGTCTGAATCGCGTCAAATACGAGGCGGAGATGACGGCTGAATCCTTCCTGGTCGTCAAGGAGATGGCGGGCCACAGGGCCCCGGGCGTAGACCACCACATGGGTGACGCCGAGGGCCGCCAGCTCCGGCGTATTTTCGGGGTCCACCATGGTGCGGGTGAGAACATCCACCGGCGAATGACGGCATTGCTCCAGCACCTGCCTGGCCAATGAACTGACAAAACCGGGGATCCCCGAGAAGACCCGCATGGCCGTCATGTCTATAAGATAGCTGCCGTCGTCTTGTTCCATCAGGGGGATGCCGAAGGAGGTCAGTTGCGGCCCATGGGGGACCTCCCGGTCCTTTGCGTCCTTTTTGAATCGCGACGAGCGCATGAGGTTGTCCAGGATGGAACCGATCTGTTTTTTCTTTCCGCTCTCTTCCAATGGCGTTTTTCTCCTCATGAATCATCCGCACCGGCCCTGCGGCGCAGGTTCCCGGCCTTCTGCTTCAGGGTTTTGAAATAGTCTGATTCGGTAATTTTTTCAAGGTCTGCGGTCTGCTTGTCCCGGTCGATTCGGACCCTCAGTATTTTCACTTCCCGCTTGAGTTCCTCCTCGCGCTTTTCCACGGACTGGACCATGTCCGAGAACACGGCAGCCATGGTTCCCAATTCATCCGGTCGGCTCCGGATGGCCGCCAGATCGCCCACATGGGAATAATCGCCGTCAGCCACCTGGCGCGCCACGGTGGTAAGGCTCACCACAGGCGCCGTGATCTTCTTGGCGCTGACCGCGCTAACGGCCAGGCCGATGATCAGGACGATCAGCGTCACAACCCCTAATGTGTAAAGCTCCTCCACGTGAAGCTGCTCCCCCATGGTGATCAGGATGCTGCTCAGCCAGGTGGCCATGACCGTGATGATGAGGAGGTAGTAGACCGCCTGAATGGTGCGCATCTCGATGCGGGCGATGAGGAGTCCGGCCGCCCGCATCATGGGGGGAATCAGCATAAAGGCCCACAGGGTGTCGGTGATGAAGATGGGGAGAAAGAGCCCGAACAGGGCCTGATGAAACGGGATCCGGCCAAGGCCGTACTCCACGGCCGTGGAAAAGGCGAACGGGACGCTGGATGCCAGAAGGAGGAGGATCAGGAGTTTTACAAAGGACGCAATGGCATCCACGGGCCTTGCGCCCAGATATCGGGCCAGTCCCGGTATGAAACCCATGAGTCCGTTGGCGAGGCTCCAGTGAACGGCAAAAAAAGGACCCTTGCCCCCGATGGCGTAGCCCAGCATATCCCCCAGTGCCCCCGATACAAAACCGCCCGCAGGACCGTACAGGATCCCCATG encodes:
- a CDS encoding ECF transporter S component, which gives rise to MTHPPPQIGSERPVITVLVCIAVGCFYGFANFLSGKYYLPGCNFAELRPQVVLPMFMGILYGPAGGFVSGALGDMLGYAIGGKGPFFAVHWSLANGLMGFIPGLARYLGARPVDAIASFVKLLILLLLASSVPFAFSTAVEYGLGRIPFHQALFGLFLPIFITDTLWAFMLIPPMMRAAGLLIARIEMRTIQAVYYLLIITVMATWLSSILITMGEQLHVEELYTLGVVTLIVLIIGLAVSAVSAKKITAPVVSLTTVARQVADGDYSHVGDLAAIRSRPDELGTMAAVFSDMVQSVEKREEELKREVKILRVRIDRDKQTADLEKITESDYFKTLKQKAGNLRRRAGADDS